AAAAAAGCCGGATCCCCGCAAAACGCGGAAACAATTTTTTCAGAAATAGAAACAGCCTGCTGCAATCTGTCATTTAATCCGGAAAAAGATCATTATCCCCCTGAGCTTCAACGAGATTGAGGAAACCCCTGAGCCGCTGCTCTTTGAAGTACTCGATTTCCTCAGAATTTGATTACAATTTACTCCTTTTTCACCAGCAGGCGCTGAATGATTTCTTCCAGAAAAATGAAAAAAAGCGTGCGTGATTTTTCGTATGGTTTGAGATGTTCCGGCTGGGCCGTGCGGGAGAGCCAGAAGATGTTATCGCACTGGTTGAACAGATCCGTGTTGTATTCCTCAACAAGAATGACCACGGTGGCGCCGTTGCGTTTTGCCCTTTCATAGACCAGCTCAAAGGATTTAAACCGGCCCGTTTCCGTGAGGATCAGCAGCAGGGTGGTGTCATCCACCAGGTTGTTCAGGGTCACCTCGTCAGAGACGGCCATGGCAGGCTTGTCCGAGCAGTTGTGGAACCGGTACTCAAAATACCGTGCACAGAGCAACGAAGGGCCGTATCCGAAAAAGATGATTTTGCCGTGCCCGTCAATCAGGGTCAGCAGGTCATCGACCATGCCGTTGTCAAAGGTGTCGATAAAGGACTTAACCCGGCTCAGCTCATCCGACCCCGCGGCCGGAGGGATTTCCCTTCCATACAAAAAATCCAGGTACTGCCGGTAGCTGCTGAACCCCAGTTTCTTGACAAACTTGGATATTTTAGACACAGAGCACTGACACAGTTCAGCCGCCTGGTTGATCTTTATCCCGGGCATGGTCCGGCTGTGCCGGATCATCTGTTTGTGGATCTTTTTTTCCAGCGGGTTCAGTGTGCTTAAGTCCAGATTAATCATCTTTATTAATCCCCGTTTCCGTTTAACAATAGCAGACTGTAGCATGCTTTTGCCCCAGCGACAATGGAAAATTTTCCATTTTTCATTACTATTTGGCATTATAATGGAAAAATTTCCATTTTTTATTGACACATTGCCGCCATGCCTTTAGAATTCCCCCATAAAACATAAAACAGGCAGGATCATGCGTTCCTGCCACACACCATTCAGACTCAGGAGGTCCGCTTGTGGACAAAGAACAGATCATTCAAACGTTAGGCCAGATGCTTTCGCCGTCCCAGGTAAATACAGACAGCGAAGCCCTGTATGATGCCTCGGCAGACCGGTACAAGAAATACGCCAAGGTCCGGCGGGTCCTGGATGTGCCCGTGCCCGCGGCCATTGTGTATCCTAAAACGGCCGAAGAAGTCAGCCGGGTGCTGGCCTTCTGCAATGAGCACAGAGTCAACGTCATCCCCCGGGCCGGCAAAACGGCCACGGAAGGGGGGCTGGAAAACTGGAAGCAAAACACCGTGGTCATGGATGCGCTGCATCTGGACAAAATACTGAAGATCGATACTTATAACATGCAGGCCACGGCCCAGGCAGGCGTTCCCCTCCAGATGCTGGAGGATGCTGCCAGGGAAAAAGGCCTGACCACGGGCCACTCCCCCCAGTCCAAACCCGTGGCAAAGCTGGGCGGGCTGGTGTCCACAAGGAGCATCGGGCAGTTCTCCACCCTGTATGGAGGCATCGAAGACATGGTGGTGGGACTGGAGTGCGTGTTTCCCGACGGCCACATCGCCCGGATCAAGAACGTGGCCCGGCGGTCCGGGGGTCCGGATATCCGGCATATTGCCATCGGCAACGAAGGCACACTCTGCTACATCACTGAAGTGACGGTGAAACTGTTCCGGTTCTATCCGGAGAACAACCGGTTTCACGGGTATCTGCTCAAGGATATGGAAACCGGCATCCAGGTGCTGCGGGAAGTGATGGTCAACGGGTTCCGTCCGTCCGTGGCCCGGGCCTATTCTGAAGAAGATGCAGCCCAGCACTTTTATCATTTCCATCAAGGCAAATGCGTTCTCCTTTTCATGAGTGAAGGCCCCAAAGGCATTGTGGATGCCACCTGCGATGCCATTGAAGCGGCCGCGGAAAAATTTAAGCACGGCATCATCGAACCCGTGGATTCAAAGCTGATCCAAGAATGGTTCAACAACCTGAACTGGTCCCAGAAAGACATTGACGACGAACTCGAGGGAATGAAGGAAAATGATGCCCATTCCGGATTCACCACGGAAGTTTCCGCTGACTGGGAAACCATCCCGAAGATCTACAACCGTGTGATGCAGCGGATCCGGGAGGAATATCCCCGGGCCCACGACCTGACCATGCTGGGAGGGCACTCCTCCCACAGCTATATCAACGGCACCAACATGTACTTTGTCTATAACTACCGCATCCTCTGCGCCCCGGAAGACGAGATGCGGGTCTACCACCACCCGCTGCAGCGGATCATTGTTGAAGAGACCCTTAAGTTCGGGGGATCCATGTGCCATCACCATGGGATCGGTAAATTCAGAAACGAATGGACCAAGGAAGAACACGGGTCTGCCTATTACATGCTGGAGAAGCTCAAACAAAGCTTTGACCCCAACGGCATCATGAATTTCGGCACCATCTATCCCCAGGCGGACGGAAAAAAATACCAGCAGTAAGAGGGGATGAAATATCTGACAACCAATGCCCATGAAACTCATCTGCACCGTCAAATTTGTTCCTGACCCGGACAGCCTCACGGCCGGACCCAATCGGCTGATTCTGAATCCGGACGACGCCTGCGCCCTGGCCTTTGCCCTGGCCGTGAAGTCCGGCGATCCCGGAGTCACGGTGGAGGCGGTGACCCTGGGTCCCCTGTCTGTCCGCCCCCACATGGAGGACCTGCTGAGGCTTGCCGTGGACCGGGGCACGCTGATCTGGGATTCCGGGCTCGAGGACAGTGACGCGTTTGTGACCAGCAAAGTGCTCAGCCGGTATATTGCGGGCCGACCCTGTGACTGTGTGCTGACGGGCAGCTATTCCCTGGACGGGGGTTCGGCCCAGGTGCCCGTGCAGATCGCCGAAAGTTTGGGCCTGGATCAGATGCCGGGGGTCATCCGGATCGATCCGGACCGGTTCGATCGCACCAGGGCCGTGTTCCAGGCCGTGGATGAAACGGGCGTGACCACCTGGGAAATGGCCATGCCGGGCGTTTTGAGCCTGACCCGGGAAAGCGGCTACAAACTGCCCTACCCCGCATTGACCGATCTGCGCCGGGACGTGTCTGAAGACGTAAATATCCTCACAAGCCGGGATCTGGGGTTTTCTGCAGACCAGGTAGGCCGTGCCGGCTCCCTGACCCGTATGGCTGGCTCAAGCCCTGTGACCTACGGGGAAAAAGACCCGAAGATCGTGGGCACGGATGACGACGGCATCACTCAGGTGGTTGATTTCCTGAAAAAAATGGGAGTATGCCGATGAAAAAAACCTGTATTTTCCAGGACACGGAAACCCCTGAAAAGACCACGGACCTGCTGGCGGCAGCCGTGCGCATGTACGGCCGGGACGGGTTTAAATCCCATGTGGTCCTGGTGAACGCTTCGCCTGAAACATTCACGGGCCGGTTTCACCATGTGATCCAGGTGGCCGAAGGCCTGGTGGCGGATAACGATCCCCGGGCCATCACAGAGATCCTGGAAACCCTGCACCAGACCCACAGGTTTGACAGTATCCTGATTCCCGGAACCACTTTGGGAAAGATGATCGCCCCGCGGCTGGCATGGCGGCTCAAAACCGGGCTGGCAAGCGGTGTGACAGACATCACCGTCCGGGACGGGCGGATTGAGATCACCCGGCCGGCCCGTTCAGGAACAATCCTTGAAACCATTCTTCCGGAGGGGCCGGGTCCCGTGATGATGACCATCCGGACCCATGCGTTTGAACATCCCCCTGAAGAAACGGTGCCAACCCGGATCAGTCAGTATTCCCGGCCAGTGACCACCCACAGCACCCTGACCCGCCTGGGTGTTGAGCAAAACATCATCGAACCCCGGGACATCCGGGATTCCGAGGTGCTGGTGGCCGGCGGCGGCGGTGCGGCCCGCTGCTTTCCGGCACTGAAACCCCTGGCAGATGCCCTGAACGGGGCCGTAGCCGCCAGCCGGAAACTGGTGGATCAGGGCATTGCCCGGCGAACCATCCAGGTGGGCCAGTCCGGAAAAACCGTTTCACCAAAGTTGTACCTGGCTTTGGGCATTCACGGCAGCATGCAGCATCTGGTAGGCCTGCGGGGGGCGGTATCCATCATCGCCGTGAATACATCGCTCCACGCCCCCATCTGCCGGCTGTCAGATATGGTCGTGCAGGGGGATGCCTGTGAATTCATTGAAAAGCTCATGGACAAAATGATGTGCAACCCACACAAAAACACATAAGGATTTTGGAACTGATATGGAACTGACGGATTTCAATATGGGCTTTTTTTCCCTGGCAGGAAAGAATGCCGTGGTCACGGGGGGGAACAGCGGACTGGGGCAGGCATTTTCCGTTGCCCTGGCAAAAGGCGGCGCCAACGTGGTGGCCGCAAGCATCATGGAAGATGACGGCACCACCCGGCAATGGGTGGAAGCATGCGGCACGGCCTATCATTATGTGAACGCCGACATCACATCCGAAGGCGAATGCCGGCGGATCGTTGAAGAATGTGTGGATGTCTTCGGCCGCATTGACATCCTGGTCAACTGCGCCGGGATCTGCATCAACGTGGAAGACGTCACTCAGTATACCCGGAAGGAATGGGATCAGATGGTGGCCGTCAACCTGACGGCGGCGTTCGAGATGACCCATGAGGCGTGCAAGCCCATGATCCGGCAGGCCCGGGGAAAGATTGTCAATATCGCCTCCCTGTATTCGTTTCTGGGCGGGCAGTGGTCTCCGGCCTATGCCGCCACCAAGCACGGGATTGTCGGGCTGACCCGATCCATGTGCGATGAACTGGCCCAGTTCAACATACAGGTCAACGCCATTGCACCGGGGTACTTTGCCACGGAACTCACGGCAAAGACCCGGAAGGACCCGAAACGCAACGCCGAGATCCTTGCCCATATCCCGGCCAACCGGTGGGGGTGGACTGCGGATCTCATGGGGGCCTGCATTTTTCTGTGTTCAGATGCAGCCAACTATGTGAACGGCACCGTGCTGACCGTGGACGGCGGATATCTGATGCGGTGATCAACTGAATGCGGTTGGTTATAGAACAGTTTTAAGATAATATGAGAAGGCTGATCCCTCCGACGAGCTGTGATATAATCACGCTCAATTTTTAACGCAGTCACCCAAAGGGCTGCAAAGCTTAAGGAGGGACCAGCCATGAAAAATACTATCACAATTGGAATCGATTTGGGAGACAAATTTCACATAGCAGTGGTATTTGACGGTGAGGGCAACGAACTGGAGACTGCCCAGGTGACCAATACAAAGGCCGGTGTCAGCAAATTTTTTCAGCCGTACAAAAATGCCAGGGTGGCCATGGAGGCGGGTACTCATTCTCCGTGGATCAGCCGCCTTCTGGGCGAGATGGGGTTGACCGTCTATGTTGGTAACCCCCGCAAATTAAGATTCATCTGGGACAGTGTTGATAAATCCGATGCCCGTGACGCCCGGATCTTGGGCATGGTCTGTCGGATAGAACCTCGGTTATTACATCCATTGAGACACCGCAGCAGCCAGGCACAAGCGGACCTGGCATCGATCAAGTCCCGTGATATGCTGGTCAAGAGCCGCACCCAGCTGATCAACCATGTTCGAGGGCTTGTCAAAGCCAATGGAGATCGTTTGCCCAAATGCAGTACAGCGAGCTTTGCCAAAAAATGTGAACCCCTTGTACCCCCTGAGCTTCGATCTGCCCTGGATGCTGTGTTTCAAACGCTCTTTCATTTGAACGAACGGATAAAGGCGCTTGATCTTCAGATTGAGCAGCTGAGTATGGAACGGTATCCGGAAACCCAATATTTACGTCAAATAGCCGGAGTTGGTCCGATCACCGCGCTGTGCTTTGTGTTGACCATTGAAGATCCCGCATGCTTTTTCAAAAGCCGTCAAGTAGGGCCTTTTTTGGGGCTGACCCCACGACGGGATCAATCCGGAGATACAGACAAACAGCTTCCCATTACCAAGGCAGGAAACACTTATCTGCGCCGGCTACTGGTGGGCAGCGCCCAGTATATTATGGGGCCGTTTGGGCCGGAGAGTAACCTGCGCCTGCATGGGATGTCGATTGCCGCCCGGGGAGGCAAAAACGCCAAGAAACGGGCGGTGGTTGCAGTGGCCAGGAAGCTGGCGGTGCTGATGCATCGACTGTGGGTCACCCAAGACAAATATCAACCGTTTTATGGCATGAACAAAAAAGCGGCATGAAGATGATTATCACCAAATTTAACAAAGGGTTCAATAGCTGAGGCATGAATAATTCAAGGGAAGATAACCCGATTTTAAGGGGGCCAGCCCCCTGTCCCCCCGGGATTTATCGCATTAAGGACAAAGGCATGAGGGAGGGACAGGTACAGTCGCGGTGTACCTGCCCTCATGCCTTCGTCACCGGCTGCGGCGCTCGGGTTGCTTCCAAGCGTTGCCCTATCCTCCGAGCCGGCAGCAAAAGGATATCATTGCTGCATAAAAGGTCAAGAGGTTGGTGCAACATGATACAAGGGTCCAACAACGTCTCATTCAGGAGACTGCGCCTAACACTATGCAATAGTCAGTTGCCGCTGATAGTCTACGATTGCGTTTTTAAGATAGCAGCTCCTGCCCACGGATATTAACATGCACCGGGGCAAATGGCAGCCCCACAAAAGAGTGCGGATGGAAGCGTGACGGTCGAGACTCGTTGGATGGAGGGAAAAGGACAATTCGTGAACGAATTTGTTCTTGACATAAGCCTTCTCATGGAAGTGTTAAGTGTTAAGTGTTAAGTTTCAAACCGGTGACGGCAGATGGCTTTGATGAGACGACTGACCGCTTTCCTCTTTTGTTGTGCCCGGCAGGGCACGGGGTTATTTAAAAAGGAGACTTCATGAAAAAACAATATATTATTGCCATTGACGGGGGTACCCAGAGCACCAAGGTGGCGGTGTTTGATATCCGGGGCCATGAGATCTGTTCCGAATCGGTCCGGCTTCAGCCCATTCATTTCTACGGAAACTCCCGGGCCGAGCATCCGGACGATGACCTGTGGGAAAGCCTGAAAACCGCCTGCCGCCGACTTTTTGAAAAATTTGACGGGGACAGGCATCAGATCATGGGTGTGGGCCTGTGCTCGATCCGATGCTGCCGGGCCCTGCTTCGGGCCGACGGCACCCTGGCATCCCCCGTGCAGAGCTGGATGGACCTGCGGCTTGCCGCCCCTTACCACCACGAGGACGATGCCGTGCGCTATGTCACCACGGCCACGGGCTATCTGACCCACCGCCTCACCGGAGAAACCAGGGACACCCGATCCAATTACGTGGGGCCCTGGCCCATCGATCCCGACACCCTGGACTGGTTCGAGGACCAGGCCCGGTTCGACGACTATACCACCCCCCGGGAGATGCTCTTTGACCTGAAGGATCCGTCCAGCGTGCTGGGGACCATCACGGAAAAAGCCAGCCGGGCCACGGGCATCCCCGCGGGCATCCCCGTGGTGTCCACGGCCAATGACAAGGCCGTGGAAGGCCTGGGCGCGGGCCTGAAAGATGACGGCACCGTGCTCGTATCCCTTGGCACCTATATTACCTCCATGATGATGGGAACAAAATCCGGAACGAGTGCGGCCCATTACTGGAGCAACCCGGGGGCTGTTCCCGGTGAATACATGTATGAGAGCAACGGGATCCGCAGGGGAATGGCCACGGTGACCTGGGTCAAGGAACTCATGGGGTCTGACGTGATCGAGGCGGCACACCGCATGGGGCTTTCCCCGGAAGCGTACCTGAATGCGGCCGGCGCCGACATCCCTGCCGGGTGCGACGGCCTGTACACCGTGCTCAACTGGCTGCCCGACCCTTCCCGTCTCCATGAGCGGGGCATGATGATCGGTTTCAACAGCACCCACCAAGGGATCCACATGTTCCGCTCCGTTTTGGAGGGCATTGCCCTGACCATGAAAAACAACGCCCAGGCCATGTGTGATGAAATGGGCGTGAAACTGACTCAGATTATTGTCAGCGGGGGCGGGTCAAACGGGGAACTGTTCATGCAGATCTTTGCCGATGTCTTTGGCGTGCCGGCCCACAGGAACGTGGTCAACGGCTCCGCCAGCATGGGGGCGGCCATCTGCACCGCGCTGGCCTTAAAGATCTATGAAAACCGGCAGGCAGCCGTCGACCAGATGGTGCGCCGCAGGGACACGTTTACCCCCATCAGGAAGAATGTGGATCTCTATCGCAGGATCAATGAGGAGGTCTATCAGCAGATCGTACCGGAGACCGACGACCTGTTGAAACGGTCCCACGGGATTTTTCATCCGCACCCGGCATCCCCTCAGGAATCCGTAAGCGGGTAGTCAGATCTTTATTTAAATTCTTGACGTAATTTGCCGGCCGATGATATCTATGGGCCAACAATGACCTGCATTCATGAAGGAAATCCCATATGACCCCCCAGGACCTGACCCGGCTGCTTTCACAAGTGGCAGACGGCCGGACCACTGTCACAGACGCTGAAAAACAGCTGTCCGATCTGACATTTGAATCCCTTGAATATGCCCGGATCGACCATCACCGCTCGTTGCGCAAAGGGTTTCCCGAAGTGATCTTCGGCCTGGGCAAGACCCGGGAACAGATTGCCGGGATCCTGGAAAAAATGGTGCCAAGAGAAAATGTGATCCTGGTGACCCGCATCGATCCGGCCACGGCAGACCCGCTTGTGGCGCATTTTGAGAATGCCGCGTATTTTCCGGATGCCCGGCTTTTGCGGATTCAGAAAACGGCGCCGGATATCACCGGAACCGGCACCATCCTGGTGATCACGGCCGGCACCTCGGACATTCCCGTGGCAGAAGAAGCGGCCCTCACGGCCCGTGCCATGGGCAACCGGGTGGACACCCTGTTTGACGTGGGCGTGGCCGGGATCCACCGGTTGTTCGCCCACAAAGAGATGATCCGGCAGGCCGGAGTGATCATTGTGGCGGCGGGCATGGAAGGGGCCCTGCCCTCCGTGGTGGCGGGCATGGTGGGAGCGCCGGTCATTGCCGTGCCCACCAGTATCGGGTACGGCACCAGTTTCGGGGGCATGACCGCGCTGTTGGGCATGCTCAATTCCTGTGCCTCCAATATTGCCGTGGTCAACATTGACAACGGGTTCGGGGCCGGGTACATGGCATCGAGCATCAACCATGTGGGCGTGGATAAAAACAACGCCCTGTGATATAAAATAGCCTCTGATCTATTTTTTTGTTGACAGGTCATAAATTTATATATAATGAATTAACTTTAAACAAAGTGAATATGACATGACACCCGAATTGACAAGCATACTACTGGTAGTCCTCATTATTATCGTGGAGGTGATTATTGACACCTCCAGGCGACGGGGCTCCTAGTGGCATAAACCAATTGACAAGTTAAAAGCCGTTATCAGCCCCGAGGGGGCAGATAACGGCTTTTTTGCTTTTAAGGAGAAACATATGCGCAGCCACATTGCAACCAAAGGGGTGGAAAGAGCCCCCCACCGAAGCCTGATGAAGGCCCTGGGCTACACAGACAGAGAGATCCGCCAGCCAATGATCGGCATTGCCAATGCCGCCAATGAACTCATTCCCGGACACATGCACCTGGACACCCTGGTGGCGGCCGTTAAATCCGGCATCTCCATGGCCGGGGGCACTCCCATGGAGTTTTCCACCATCGGGGTGTGTGACGGCATTGCCATGAACCACAAAGGCATGCACTATTCCCTGGCCTCCCGGGAACTGATCGCCGACTCTATCGAGGTGACGGCCACGGCCCACCCGTTTGATGCCATTGTCATGGTGCCCAACTGTGACAAAATCGTGCCCGGCATGCTCATGGCGGCGGCAAGGCTCAACATTCCGGCCATTTTTATCAGCGGCGGCCCCATGCTGGCCGGACTGGATCCCAAAGACCAGACAAAAAAAATCGATCTGGTGTCCGTGTTCGAAGCCGTGGGCGCAGTCCGGGGCGGCCGCATGACCGAGGCGGACCTGGCTGCCGTGGAAGAGTGCGCCTGCCCCACCTGCGGGTCCTGCGCCGGCATGTTCACGGCCAATTCCATGAACTGCCTCACCGAAGCTTTGGGTATGGCTTTGCCCGGCAACGGCACCATCCCGGCCCCCATGTCCCGGCGTATCCGCCTGGCCAAGGAGACGGGCATCCAGATCATGGCGCTGCTGGAACAGGGGATCACCCCGGATAAAATCATGACAAAACAGGCGTTTATGAACGCGCTGACCGTGGACATGGCTTTGGGCTGTTCCACCAACACGGTGCTGCATCTGACCGCCATTGCCCATGAGGCAAGCGTTCCCCTGGAACTGTCTGTGATCAACCAGGTCAGTGAAACAACCCCGCATATCTGTTCATTGAGCCCGGGCGGTCCCGACCATATCCAGGATCTGGACCGGGCCGGCGGCATTCCTGCGGTGATGAAAACCCTGGCCGACCACTCCCTGCTGGACACCGGATGCCTCACGGCCACGGGAAAAAACCTGGCAGACAACCTTTCTTCCGTGGAGATCAAAGACCGGGCCGTGATCCGGCCTGTCAGTGATCCTTATCATGTCCAGGGCGGTCTGGCTGTTTTGTTCGGAAACCTGGCCCCGGACGGGTGTGTGGTCAAGCAGTCCGCTGTGGTGGACGAGATGATGACGCACCAGGGACCGGCCCGGGTGTTTGACACGGAAGAAGCCGCCACGGAGGCCATTCTGGGCGGGAAAATCAATGCCGGAGATGTGGTGGTGATCCGGTATGAAGGCCCTGCCGGGGGGCCTGGCATGCGGGAAATGCTCACCCCGACCTCAGCCATTGCCGGCATGGGCTTAGGGGCGGCCTGTGCCTTGATCACGGACGGCCGGTTTTCCGGCGGCACCAAAGGGGCCTGCATCGGCCATGTGTCTCCGGAAGCGGCGGACGGCGGACCCATTGCCATGATCAATGAAAACGACATCATCCACATCGATATCCCGGCCAAAACCATTGAACTGATGGTGCCCGAAGATGAGATCCGGGAACGGCAGGCCCGATGGGTCAAACCGGCACCCAAAATCAAAACAGGCTACATGGCCCGGTATGCCCGCCAGGTATCATCCGCGGCCCAAGGAGCCATTATTGAATAACCCCCGTGGCCCGGGAAACCACCCCGGATGATGACAGTATAACCAGTCAGGTATCCGCTTAATACTTAACACTTAAAACTTAACACTTAAAACTTCAATACGTAACACTTTCATATAGAATGACACAGGAGAACACAATGAAACTGATAGGGGCACAAATCCTGGTGAAAATGATCAAAG
Above is a window of Desulfotignum balticum DSM 7044 DNA encoding:
- a CDS encoding type II toxin-antitoxin system RelE/ParE family toxin, which encodes MKYTVHILLDAEKDLFEIYDYIKKAGSPQNAETIFSEIETACCNLSFNPEKDHYPPELQRD
- a CDS encoding MurR/RpiR family transcriptional regulator, producing MINLDLSTLNPLEKKIHKQMIRHSRTMPGIKINQAAELCQCSVSKISKFVKKLGFSSYRQYLDFLYGREIPPAAGSDELSRVKSFIDTFDNGMVDDLLTLIDGHGKIIFFGYGPSLLCARYFEYRFHNCSDKPAMAVSDEVTLNNLVDDTTLLLILTETGRFKSFELVYERAKRNGATVVILVEEYNTDLFNQCDNIFWLSRTAQPEHLKPYEKSRTLFFIFLEEIIQRLLVKKE
- a CDS encoding FAD-binding oxidoreductase, with protein sequence MDKEQIIQTLGQMLSPSQVNTDSEALYDASADRYKKYAKVRRVLDVPVPAAIVYPKTAEEVSRVLAFCNEHRVNVIPRAGKTATEGGLENWKQNTVVMDALHLDKILKIDTYNMQATAQAGVPLQMLEDAAREKGLTTGHSPQSKPVAKLGGLVSTRSIGQFSTLYGGIEDMVVGLECVFPDGHIARIKNVARRSGGPDIRHIAIGNEGTLCYITEVTVKLFRFYPENNRFHGYLLKDMETGIQVLREVMVNGFRPSVARAYSEEDAAQHFYHFHQGKCVLLFMSEGPKGIVDATCDAIEAAAEKFKHGIIEPVDSKLIQEWFNNLNWSQKDIDDELEGMKENDAHSGFTTEVSADWETIPKIYNRVMQRIREEYPRAHDLTMLGGHSSHSYINGTNMYFVYNYRILCAPEDEMRVYHHPLQRIIVEETLKFGGSMCHHHGIGKFRNEWTKEEHGSAYYMLEKLKQSFDPNGIMNFGTIYPQADGKKYQQ
- a CDS encoding electron transfer flavoprotein subunit beta/FixA family protein, whose amino-acid sequence is MKLICTVKFVPDPDSLTAGPNRLILNPDDACALAFALAVKSGDPGVTVEAVTLGPLSVRPHMEDLLRLAVDRGTLIWDSGLEDSDAFVTSKVLSRYIAGRPCDCVLTGSYSLDGGSAQVPVQIAESLGLDQMPGVIRIDPDRFDRTRAVFQAVDETGVTTWEMAMPGVLSLTRESGYKLPYPALTDLRRDVSEDVNILTSRDLGFSADQVGRAGSLTRMAGSSPVTYGEKDPKIVGTDDDGITQVVDFLKKMGVCR
- a CDS encoding electron transfer flavoprotein subunit alpha/FixB family protein; the encoded protein is MKKTCIFQDTETPEKTTDLLAAAVRMYGRDGFKSHVVLVNASPETFTGRFHHVIQVAEGLVADNDPRAITEILETLHQTHRFDSILIPGTTLGKMIAPRLAWRLKTGLASGVTDITVRDGRIEITRPARSGTILETILPEGPGPVMMTIRTHAFEHPPEETVPTRISQYSRPVTTHSTLTRLGVEQNIIEPRDIRDSEVLVAGGGGAARCFPALKPLADALNGAVAASRKLVDQGIARRTIQVGQSGKTVSPKLYLALGIHGSMQHLVGLRGAVSIIAVNTSLHAPICRLSDMVVQGDACEFIEKLMDKMMCNPHKNT
- a CDS encoding glucose 1-dehydrogenase codes for the protein MELTDFNMGFFSLAGKNAVVTGGNSGLGQAFSVALAKGGANVVAASIMEDDGTTRQWVEACGTAYHYVNADITSEGECRRIVEECVDVFGRIDILVNCAGICINVEDVTQYTRKEWDQMVAVNLTAAFEMTHEACKPMIRQARGKIVNIASLYSFLGGQWSPAYAATKHGIVGLTRSMCDELAQFNIQVNAIAPGYFATELTAKTRKDPKRNAEILAHIPANRWGWTADLMGACIFLCSDAANYVNGTVLTVDGGYLMR
- a CDS encoding IS110 family transposase, which gives rise to MKNTITIGIDLGDKFHIAVVFDGEGNELETAQVTNTKAGVSKFFQPYKNARVAMEAGTHSPWISRLLGEMGLTVYVGNPRKLRFIWDSVDKSDARDARILGMVCRIEPRLLHPLRHRSSQAQADLASIKSRDMLVKSRTQLINHVRGLVKANGDRLPKCSTASFAKKCEPLVPPELRSALDAVFQTLFHLNERIKALDLQIEQLSMERYPETQYLRQIAGVGPITALCFVLTIEDPACFFKSRQVGPFLGLTPRRDQSGDTDKQLPITKAGNTYLRRLLVGSAQYIMGPFGPESNLRLHGMSIAARGGKNAKKRAVVAVARKLAVLMHRLWVTQDKYQPFYGMNKKAA
- a CDS encoding FGGY-family carbohydrate kinase produces the protein MKKQYIIAIDGGTQSTKVAVFDIRGHEICSESVRLQPIHFYGNSRAEHPDDDLWESLKTACRRLFEKFDGDRHQIMGVGLCSIRCCRALLRADGTLASPVQSWMDLRLAAPYHHEDDAVRYVTTATGYLTHRLTGETRDTRSNYVGPWPIDPDTLDWFEDQARFDDYTTPREMLFDLKDPSSVLGTITEKASRATGIPAGIPVVSTANDKAVEGLGAGLKDDGTVLVSLGTYITSMMMGTKSGTSAAHYWSNPGAVPGEYMYESNGIRRGMATVTWVKELMGSDVIEAAHRMGLSPEAYLNAAGADIPAGCDGLYTVLNWLPDPSRLHERGMMIGFNSTHQGIHMFRSVLEGIALTMKNNAQAMCDEMGVKLTQIIVSGGGSNGELFMQIFADVFGVPAHRNVVNGSASMGAAICTALALKIYENRQAAVDQMVRRRDTFTPIRKNVDLYRRINEEVYQQIVPETDDLLKRSHGIFHPHPASPQESVSG
- the larB gene encoding nickel pincer cofactor biosynthesis protein LarB, with translation MTPQDLTRLLSQVADGRTTVTDAEKQLSDLTFESLEYARIDHHRSLRKGFPEVIFGLGKTREQIAGILEKMVPRENVILVTRIDPATADPLVAHFENAAYFPDARLLRIQKTAPDITGTGTILVITAGTSDIPVAEEAALTARAMGNRVDTLFDVGVAGIHRLFAHKEMIRQAGVIIVAAGMEGALPSVVAGMVGAPVIAVPTSIGYGTSFGGMTALLGMLNSCASNIAVVNIDNGFGAGYMASSINHVGVDKNNAL
- the ilvD gene encoding dihydroxy-acid dehydratase, whose protein sequence is MRSHIATKGVERAPHRSLMKALGYTDREIRQPMIGIANAANELIPGHMHLDTLVAAVKSGISMAGGTPMEFSTIGVCDGIAMNHKGMHYSLASRELIADSIEVTATAHPFDAIVMVPNCDKIVPGMLMAAARLNIPAIFISGGPMLAGLDPKDQTKKIDLVSVFEAVGAVRGGRMTEADLAAVEECACPTCGSCAGMFTANSMNCLTEALGMALPGNGTIPAPMSRRIRLAKETGIQIMALLEQGITPDKIMTKQAFMNALTVDMALGCSTNTVLHLTAIAHEASVPLELSVINQVSETTPHICSLSPGGPDHIQDLDRAGGIPAVMKTLADHSLLDTGCLTATGKNLADNLSSVEIKDRAVIRPVSDPYHVQGGLAVLFGNLAPDGCVVKQSAVVDEMMTHQGPARVFDTEEAATEAILGGKINAGDVVVIRYEGPAGGPGMREMLTPTSAIAGMGLGAACALITDGRFSGGTKGACIGHVSPEAADGGPIAMINENDIIHIDIPAKTIELMVPEDEIRERQARWVKPAPKIKTGYMARYARQVSSAAQGAIIE